In one Rutidosis leptorrhynchoides isolate AG116_Rl617_1_P2 chromosome 8, CSIRO_AGI_Rlap_v1, whole genome shotgun sequence genomic region, the following are encoded:
- the LOC139863082 gene encoding NDR1/HIN1-like protein 10, producing the protein MVDPTRPVTGYPAPPPTSNGYPPPPPGTAYPYAAQPQPQQSHYFNVSSNPYYSNPYANQQRATFLRRIFTIFIACFIITGTIGFIMWLILHPQVPQFRVETLTLTNFNISSNLLSGNWDAKLTARNPNSKITLYYDHIEAAVFYKSESIAETTLAPFVQGKKNETNVRATFALLSAYVNDRNGINSDRARGTIDFNLRMVARVRFKASAWWTRRRILRIFCPNLSVGISGNSTGGSLTGGSQNCKVGL; encoded by the coding sequence ATGGTGGATCCGACCCGACCTGTTACCGGCTACCCAGCTCCACCACCTACTTCCAACGGCTACCCTCCACCTCCTCCGGGCACTGCCTACCCTTATGCCgcccaaccacaaccacaacaaagtCACTACTTCAATGTTTCATCAAACCCTTACTACTCAAACCCTTACGCAAATCAACAACGCGCCACCTTCCTCCGCCGCATCTTCACCATATTCATCGCCTGTTTCATCATCACCGGAACTATCGGTTTCATCATGTGGCTAATTCTCCATCCACAAGTTCCCCAATTTCGTGttgaaaccctaaccctaactaacTTCAACATCTCATCAAATTTGCTTTCAGGTAATTGGGATGCTAAACTCACTGCACGTAACCCTAACTCTAAGATCACGTTGTATTATGATCATATTGAAGCTGCCGTGTTTTATAAATCAGAATCGATTGCTGAAACTACGCTGGCACCGTTTGTTCAAGGGAAGAAGAATGAGACGAATGTTAGGGCGACTTTTGCTTTGTTATCCGCGTATGTAAACGATCGAAATGGGATTAATAGTGATCGGGCTCGTGGCACGATTGATTTTAATTTGAGGATGGTAGCTAGGGTTAGGTTTAAAGCTAGTGCTTGGTGGACTAGAAGAAGGATTTTGAGGATATTTTGCCCTAATTTGTCGGTTGGTATCTCAGGCAATAGTACAGGTGGATCTTTAACTGGTGGATCTCAGAATTGCAAGGTGGGACTGTGA